One Aegilops tauschii subsp. strangulata cultivar AL8/78 chromosome 7, Aet v6.0, whole genome shotgun sequence genomic window carries:
- the LOC109746772 gene encoding scarecrow-like protein 34: MDEEFEALSPSLFLDLPPTPPPAADVDLDFISRMLMEEDIDDKFFYQYPDQPAILDAQRPYEQIISDTTTSSSASPNGTTSSDGNAATSSSEETNNSSWPYDPLELSQLLRSPPYLEDMLFGGLVPDSPADEDARDSFLADAPAAGFQQSPAQFKGAADWASAFSSQNGGSPGTQSSAVLNGPAEEKEAERKPPVMFSAGDGGQDGLLSAFFSNGGDMDMLNSAFLKGMEEANKFLPTNNTLLEAIPGKERGFTVKKKEEVANGTPTSGNGRGRKYRHDEDDLEAETARSSKLMTPDNEETGAREMFDEIMLEEYEKCIQGIEELRLVMDSEAKKKSGKAARAKKSEAVDLRTMLVHCAQAVAAGDRRGATELLRQIKQHSGPTGDATQRLAHCFADGLEARLAGTGSQVYQSLVAKRTSVVEFLKAYKLFMAACCFKKANFGFANKTILNAVAGKRRLHIVDFGVQYGLQWPGLMRWLAQRDGGPPEVRITGIDLPQPGFRPARQVEETGRRLSSCARELGVPFRFHGVAARWDSVRGEDLRIDPGEVLVVHCQCGLSNLMDDSVAVTTDGGPSPRDVVLRNIRDMRPDVFVECVTNGGYGAPFFVTRFREAMFFYSAHFDMLDATLPRDNEERLLIERDIIGRGALNVIACEGADRVERPETYRQWQARNRRAGLRQLPLDPEVVGMVREKVREHYHKDFLVDVDHQWLLQGWKGRVLYALSTWVADDDSLDA; this comes from the coding sequence ATGGACGAGGAGTTCGAGGCGCTCTCGCCGTCCCTCTTCCTCGACCTGCCGCCCaccccgccccccgccgccgaCGTCGACCTCGACTTCATCTCGCGCATGCTCATGGAGGAGGACATCGACGACAAATTCTTCTACCAGTACCCCGACCAGCCCGCCATCCTCGACGCCCAGCGCCCCTATGAGCAGATCATCTCCgacaccaccacctcctcctctgcctcccccAACGGCACCACCTCCTCCGATGGCAAcgccgccacgtcctcctccgaGGAGACCAACAACTCCTCCTGGCCCTACGACCCGCTCGAGCTCTCCCAGCTCCTCCGCTCCCCGCCTTACCTCGAGGACATGTTGTTCGGCGGCCTCGTCCCCGATTCCCCCGCCGACGAGGATGCCAGGGACTCGTTCCTTGCTGACGCCCCGGCTGCGGGGTTCCAGCAGAGTCCGGCGCAATTCAAGGGCGCGGCCGACTGGGCCAGCGCGTTCTCCAGCCAGAACGGCGGAAGCCCGGGCACCCAGAGTTCGGCCGTCTTGAATGGTccggcggaggagaaggaggccGAGCGGAAGCCGCCGGTGATGTTTTCCGCTGGCGACGGCGGCCAGGACGGGCTGCTCTCGGCCTTCTTCAGCAACGGCGGCGACATGGACATGCTCAACTCGGCCTTCCTCAAGGGCATGGAGGAGGCCAACAAGTTCTTGCCGACCAACAACACCCTCCTCGAGGCCATCCCCGGCAAGGAGCGCGGCTTCACCGTCaagaagaaggaggaggtggCGAACGGGACGCCGACGTCCGGCAATGGCCGGGGCCGCAAGTACAGGCACGACGAGGACGACCTGGAGGCGGAGACCGCCAGGAGCAGCAAGCTGATGACGCCGGACAACGAGGAGACCGGCGCGCGCGAGATGTTCGACGAAATAATGCTGGAGGAGTACGAGAAGTGCATACAGGGGATAGAGGAGCTGCGCCTCGTCATGGACAGCGAGGCCAAGAAGAAGAGCGGGAAGGCGGCGCGCGCAAAGAAGAGCGAGGCGGTCGACCTGCGCACCATGCTCGTCCACTGCGCGCAGGCCGTGGCCGCGGGCGACCGCCGGGGCGCGACGGAGCTGCTCCGGCAGATCAAGCAGCACTCCGGGCCGACGGGAGACGCCACGCAGAGGCTGGCGCACTGCTTCGCCGACGGGCTGGAAGCGCGGCTGGCGGGCACGGGGAGCCAGGTCTACCAGTCGCTGGTGGCGAAGCGCACCTCGGTGGTGGAGTTCCTCAAGGCCTACAAGCTGTTCATGGCGGCCTGCTGCTTCAAGAAGGCCAACTTCGGGTTCGCCAACAAGACCATCCTGAACGCCGTGGCCGGGAAGCGCCGCCTGCACATCGTGGACTTCGGGGTGCAGTACGGGCTCCAGTGGCCGGGCCTGATGCGGTGGCTGGCGCAGAGGGACGGCGGGCCCCCAGAGGTGAGGATCACGGGCATCGACCTCCCGCAGCCCGGGTTCCGCCCGGCGCGCCAGGTCGAGGAGACGGGCCGCCGGCTCAGCAGCTGCGCCCGCGAGCTGGGCGTGCCGTTCAGGTTCCACGGTGTGGCCGCCAGGTGGGACTCCGTGCGCGGCGAGGACCTGCGCATCGACCCGGGCGAGGTGCTCGTCGTGCACTGCCAGTGCGGCCTGAGCAACCTGATGGACGACAGCGTGGCGGTGACCACGGACGGCGGCCCGAGCCCGAGGGACGTGGTGCTGCGGAACATCCGGGACATGAGGCCCGACGTGTTCGTGGAGTGCGTGACGAACGGCGGCTACGGCGCGCCCTTCTTCGTGACGCGGTTCAGGGAGGCCATGTTCTTCTACTCGGCGCACTTCGACATGCTGGACGCGACCCTCCCGCGGGACAACGAGGAGCGGCTGCTGATCGAGCGGGACATCATCGGGCGGGGCGCGCTGAACGTGATCGCCTGCGAGGGAGCCGACCGGGTGGAGCGGCCGGAGACGTACCGGCAGTGGCAGGCGCGGAACCGCCGGGCGGGGCTCCGGCAGCTGCCGCTGGACCCGGAGGTGGTCGGGATGGTGAGGGAGAAGGTGAGGGAGCACTACCACAAGGACTTCCTCGTCGACGTTGATCACCAGTGGCTGCTGCAGGGGTGGAAAGGCAGGGTGCTCTACGCTCTCTCCACATGGGTTGCCGACGATGATAGCTTAGATGCCTAG